Within the Acidobacteriota bacterium genome, the region CGTCTACATCGCCCGGACCGGGGTGGCGTGGTATCCAGGGAAGGGGTGGGGCGTCAGCCTCGGCGGGCGCGCCGAGGGGGTCCCCACGTACGACCTCATCGGGAAGAGCACCGGCTTCAGGCGGCCGGGGTACGCGATCTCCATCGAGCCCGGCGTGAGCTACACGCGCGGGCCGCACACCTTCGCGCTCCAGATCCCGTACGCCATCGACCGGGCTCGCCTCGTGAGCGTTCCCGATCGCGCCAACGGGACGCACGGCGACGCGGCGTTCGCGGATTACTTCTTCATCGGGGGTTACACCCGGCGGTTCTGAGCTCCCGAGAGCTCGATCCCACGGCGCCGTGCGTTCGGATAGACTCGACGCATGGCGCCGTGGGAAGAGACGCTGATCGCGCTCGCGCGCCGGATCGATCGGGCGGGAGTCCGGGTCCACCTCGTGGGCGGTGCGGTTCGCGATCTCGCGCTCGGGCGCACCCCGCGCGACCTGGATCTGGTGGTGGAATGCGCCCCCCGCGACGAGGAGGGCTGCCTGAAGGCCCTCGCCGCCCGCGCGAGCATGACGCCGGTGGTCTTCGACCGGCGTCCTCCGGCGACCTATCGGATCGTCGTCGACGACCTCGTCGTCGACACGGCCTTCTGCCTCCCCGGCGAGATCCGCGCCGCTCTCGCGCGCCGCGATTTCACGATCAACGCGATGGCGCTCCCCGCGTCGGCCGCAGCGGTTGACGCCGCATCGCCGATCCCGCCTGCGTCCATCGTCGACCCGTTCGCCGGGCTCGCGGATCTCGCCGCGCGGACGATCCGCGCCGTGAGCGACACGACTCTCGAGGACGATCCCCTTCGCATGCTCCGGGCGGTGCGCCTGGCGGCGACCCTCCCCGGCTTCGCCATCGACGGCGTCCTCGGGGAGCGCATCCGCGCGCGCGCGCCCACGATCACCCAGGTGGCCGCCGAGCGCGTCCAGGCGGAACTGGATCTCGTCCTCCGATCGCCCCGGGCGGGCGAGGCCGTGCGGCGCATGGACGCGTACGGGCTACTGACTCCTCTCCTCCCTGAGATCTCCCCGCTGCGCGGCCTGAAGCAGCCGGCGCGCCACCACGATCACGACGCGTTCGAGCACACTCTCCGCGCGGTGGAGGAGTCCGATCGGCTCGCGCGCGGTCACGAGCTGGGCCTACCGGCGCTGGGGCCCGACGACGAGTCGGCGCTCAAGTGGGCCGCGCTCCTCCACGACGTCGGCAAGGCCGCCACGGCGACGGTCGACGTGGACGGCGACGCGCACTTCTACGGGCACGAATCGGTCTCCGCCTCCCTCGCGGAGGACGCGCTGCGACGCCTCCGCGCGCCGGCGCGGACGATCGAGCCCGTCGTGAGGCTGGTCGATCTCCACCTGAGGCTCGGCGCGCTCGCGTCAGCGGGAGCCGCCGATCGGCCGATCCGGCGGCTCGTCCGCGCAGCCGGCGAGCTTCTACCCCTCCTCACCCTTCTCTCCCTCGCCGATCGTCGCGCGGCGGGGGGGCCCGACGCCGCCTCGCGCGAGGAGGCGCTCGTCGCGACGTGCCGCCGCGCGCTGGATCTTCGCGACGAAGTGGAGGCGATCTCGCGGGCGCCGGCGCTCCTCGACGGCCGCGAGATCATGGAGATCACGGGCCTCGCTCCGGGGCCTCGCGTCGGGTCCATCGCCCGCTGGATTGAGCGGCTTCGGACCGACGGACGGATTACGACCCGCGAGGAGGCCGTCGAGATTCTCCGCAAGCTTCCCGCGCCGAGGACCCCGGACTAGTTCGTTGACTCGTTCCAGATGACGCGCCATACTCCCGCCTCGTTCCATCCCGCGCGCGCCGCGCGCGCTTTCCATCGGGATTTTCCGGGCCGCGCGGCCGATCCTCCGCCGCGGCGCCGCGCCGAAAGGTACCCAGAGTGACGTACGCGCCCATCCCCAAACCCCCCCTCGCCTCCTTCAAGGTGCGCCCGCACCTCGACGACTACGAGCGGATGCGCCGCGAGTTCACGTGGGCGAACGCCGCGTCGGGGATTCAGGGCCTCCCCGACGGCGGCCTCAACATCGCGCACGAATGTCTCGACCGGCACCTCGGGACCGCGCGCCGCGGGAAACCGGCGCTTCTGTGGGAGGACGTGGACGGCCGGACCGAGCGGTACACGTTCGAGCAGCTCAAGGAGCACGTGGACCGGGCGTCGCAGGTCATGGTCAACCTCGGCGTCCAGAAAGGGGATCGGGTCTTCGTCTTCCTCGACCGGATCCCGGAGCTGTACTTCGCGGTCTTCGCGGGGCTGCAGGCCGGGGCCGTCGTGGGCCCCCTCTTCTCGGCCTTCGGCCCCGACGCGATCCGCGATCGGCTCCAGGATTCCGGGGCGAAGCTCCTCGTCACGAGCCCGTCGCTCCTGCCCCGGCTCACGTCGATCCGGCGCGAGCTCCCCGAGCTGCGGAGGATCCTCCTCGTGAACCGCGACGGGCACGACGTGCCCACGCTGAGCCACGACGTCATCTCGTGGGAGGCGGAGACGGCGCGCGTGAAGGGGGGGTTCGTGCCCGTGCCGACCGGCCCCGAGGACTTCGCGATCATGCACTACACCTCCGGGACGACCGGGAAGCCGAAGGGGGCGGCGCACGTCCACCAGGCGATCCACGGGCACTGGGCCACGGCGCGCTACGTGCTCGACCTCCACGACGACGACATCTACTGGTGCACCGCCGACCCGGGTTGGGTCACCGGCACGTCGTACGGCATGTTCGGCCCGTGGTCGAACGGGATTACGAGCGTCGTCTACCACGGCGGGTTCAACGCGGAGGCCTGGTACCGCGTCATCGAGAAGTACCGCGTCACCGTCTGGTACACCGCCCCCACCGCCGTGCGCATGCTGATGAAGGCCGGCGAGGCGCTCCCGAAGAAACACGATCTCTCCTCGCTCCGCTACATCGCTTCGGTCGGCGAGCCCCTCAACCCCGAGGCGATCGTCTGGGGGATGAAGGCCTTCGGGATGCCGATCCATGACAACTGGTGGCAGACGGAGACGGGGTGCATCCAGATCGCCAACTACGCGAGCATGGAGGTCCGCCCAGGCTCGATGGGACGCCCCTTCCCCGGCGTGACCGCCGCCTGCGTCGACGCCGGCGGACGCGAGATGCCCCCCGGCGAAGAGGGGGATCTCGTCCTCAAGCCCCGGTGGCCCTCGATGTTCCGCACCTACTGGAACAAGAGCGAGATGTACGCCTCGCGCTTCAGGGACGGCTGGTATCACACCGGGGACCGGGCCCGGAAGGACGCGGACGGCTACTTCTGGTTCGTCGGCCGCAGCGACGACGTCATCAACACGGCCGGCCACCTCGTCGGTCCCTTCGAGGTCGAGTCGGCGCTCGTCGAGCACCCCGCCGTCGCCGAGGCGGGGGTGATCGGGAAGCCGGACGAGGAGCGGATGGAGATCATCAAGGCCTTCGTCGCTCTCAAGGACGGCTACGAGGCGACCGACGCCCTCAAGCGGGAGATCCAGGAGTTCGTGAAGGTGCGCCTCGCCGCGCACGCGTACCCGCGCGAGATCGACTTCCTCGAGTCGCTCCCCAAGACGCGCAGCGGCAAGATCATGCGCCGCCTCCTGAAGGCGCGCGAGCTCGGCCTCCCCGAAGGGGACACTTCCACGCTGGAGGATTGACATGAAGCTCTTCATCCCGGGTCCCACGGACGTCCGGGAGGACGTTCTCGCCGCGATGTCGCGCCCCCCGATCAGCCACCGCGGTGAGGAGGCCATCAGCCTCTTCAAGACGATCACCGAGCGGGCGCAGAGGATATTCGGGACGTCGAACGCCGTCATCCTGTCGACCTCGTCGGCGACCGGACTGATGGAGGCGGGGGTCCGCTGCGGCTCGACGAAGAGAATCCTCAGCCTCGTGAACGGCGCCTTCGCCGACCGGTGGAACCAGATGGCCGCGCTGAACGGGCGCGCCGCCGATCGCCTCGAGGTCCCCTGGGGCGAGGCGGTGGACCCCACCGCCGTCGACCTCAAGCTGAAGACGGGCCTCTACGACGCCGTCACGGTGCCGCACAACGAGACCTCCACCGGGGTGAAGAACCCGATCGCGGAGATCGGCGAGGTCGTGAAGAAGTACCCCGATGTCGCGTACATGGTCGACACCGTCAGCTCGCTCGGCGGGATGCCGGTCAGGGTCGACGCGATGGGGATCGACCTCTGCCTCGCGAGCGTCCAGAAGTGCCTCGCCCTGCCGCCGGGGTTCGCCCTGGCCTCCGTCTCGAAGAAGCTCCTCGACAGGGCCCGGAAGATCCCGGATCGCGGGTGGTACTTCGATCTGGCGCGGATGGCCGATTCCGCCGCGAAGGGTCAGGCGACGATCACGCCGTCGCTCCCCCACCTCTTCGCGATGGAGAGGCAGTTCTCGATCATCCTCGAGGAGGGTCTCGGCGCCCGATGGGAGCGCCACCGCGCGATGGCGGCGATGACGCGCGGGTGGGCGAAGGAGCGATTCTCGCTCTACGCGCGCGAGGCGGTCGCGTCGGACACCGTGACGTGCATCCAGAACAGCCGCGGCGTCGACATCGGCGCGATGATCACCGAGGTGAAGCGTCGCGGGTACCTCCTGAGCAACGGCTACGGCGACCTCAAGGGGAAGGCGTTCCGGATCGCGCACATGGGCGAGCGGCGTCCCGCCGAGGTCGAGGAGCTCCTCGGCGTGATCGACGACGTTCTCTCAAAGATGTAGCGGAGGCGGACAGCGCCATGGCCGAAGAGACAAGGGTTCTCATCACGGACGAGGTCTCGGACCGCTGCGTCGATCGCTTCCGCGCGGAGAAGGGACTCGTCGTCGACTACCGCCCGGGGCTGTCGGCGGACGCCCTGCGCGAGATGATCGGCGGCTGCACCGCCCTCGTCGTGAGGAGCCAGACGAAAGTGACCGCGCCGATCCTCGCGGCCGGCAAGAAGCTCCGCGTCATCGGGCGCGCCGGCACAGGGGTCGACAACGTCGACGTCGAGGCGGCGACCCGCGCCGGGATCGTCGTCATGAACGTCCCGGGAGGCAACACCATCTCGGCCGCCGAGCACACGCTCTCCCTCCTCCTCGCCCTCGCCCGCCAGATCCCGCAGGCGGACGCGTCGGTGAAGGCGGGGCGGTGGGAGCGCGGCAAGTTCGTCGGCACGGAGCTGCACGGCAAGACGATCGGCATCGTCGGCGTCGGGAAAGTCGGGCGCGAGGTGGCGCGGCGCGCGCGCGCGTTCGGGATGGAGGTCCTCGGCTACGATCCGTTCCTTCCCGAGGAGCTGATGGAGAAGTCGCGCATCCGGTTCGTCCACCTCGACGAGATCTTCAAGCGCTCGGACTTCATCACCGTCCACACGCCGCTCACACCGCAGACGCGCTACCTCGTCGGCGCGAAGGAGCTGGCGACGTGCAAGCCCGGGATGCGTCTCGTGAACTGCGCCCGGGGCGGGATCGTCGACGAGAAGGCGGTCGCGGACGCTCTCCGCGAGGGGCGGATCGGCGGCGCCGCGTTCGACGTCTACGAGCAGGAGCCTCCCAAGGACCTGCCGTTCGCCGGGATGCCGAACGTGATCTGCACGCCGCACCTCGCCGCCTCCACCGAGGAGGCGCAGGAGCGCGTCGCCGTGGACATCGCCGAGCAGATCTGCGAGTACCTCAGGGACGGCGTGGCGCGGAACGCCGTGAACCTCACGACGCTCGACGCGAAGACACAGAAGCTCGCGGGGCCCTTCCTCTCGCTCGCCGCGAAGATGGGGCGGCTCCACGCGCAGCTCATGACCGGCAATCCCCGCGAGATCATCGTCGAGTACGGCGGGGAGATCCCGCAGGAGGCGACGGGGCCGCTCAGCGTCGCGATCCTCCGCGGGTTCCTCGAGTCGCATCTCTCCAACCCCGTGAACGCGGTCAACGCCTCCTTCATCGCGAAGGAGCGCGGCATCCGGCTGCGCGAGATCCGCACCCCCGAGGCCGTGGACTACACGAGCCTCGTCACGGTGACGGTGGAGTCGGCGGAGTCGAAGCTCACGATCAGCGGGACCCTCTTCGGCCGGAACCTCGCGCGGATCGTGCGGCTGGACGGCTATCACTTCGACGCCCTCCCGGAGGGGTCGCTGATCCTCGTCAGCAACGACGACCGCCCCGGCATCATCGGCCTCCTGGGCACGACGCTCGGCCGCAACAACATCAACATCGCGAACATGTCGGTCGGCCGCGATCGCACCGGCGGCCGGGCGATCGCCATCCTCAACATCGACTCCGAGGTCCCTCAGGTGGTCCTCGACGAGATCCGCGCAGCGCCGGGGATCGTCTGGGTGAAGACGGCGAACCTCTAGCGCGGCGGACGCGTGCAGAAACGCGGAGAGGCGAGGCGGCGCTGCCGTGAGGCCGTGGCCAGCGATGAATCGCCCCGGTGGACGATCATGGACGCTCGTAGCACGAAGTAACTCTCACCCAACCACTCCGAGATGATCGCCCAGACCTCCTTCGCTTCCGCGCCAGAATGAGGTACCCTAGCGAGGCCCGTTCGTGGAACAACTCCATGCGCCATTCCCTCACCGCTCGTCTCATCACCGTCTCGCTTGCATGTATTCCGATTCAAACGTGGGCCGCAATGGTTCCCGCCGGTCCCGAATTCCAAGCCAACACTTACGTCAGCTACGGGCAGACCATCCCGGTGGTGGCGATAAACACGGCCGGCGACTTCGTCGTGATATGGAACAGCCGCCACCAAGACGGATCGGGACTGGGCCTCTTCGGCAGGTGGTTCGACGATACCGGCTCGCCCCGCGGACCCGAATTCCCGGTCACTGGCCACACGTCGGGTGATCAGGCGAATGCATCAATCGCTCTGGATGCGGCGGGGTCCATGGTCGTCGCATGGGAGAGCTACGGAGAGGATGGCTCGATGGACGGGGTCTTCGGGCGCCGATTCGACGCCTCGGGAGATCCCCTGGATTCCGAGTTTCAAGTCAATGTCTTCACGACGGACCTGCAGAACAATCCGTCGATCGCGGTGAACCCGGGGGGTGACTTCGTCGTCGCCTGGCAGAGTGAAGGTCAGGACGGATCTGACTACGGTATCTTCGCCCGACGCTTCGACAGCACGGGCACACCCAGGGGCGCAGAGTTT harbors:
- a CDS encoding HD domain-containing protein, whose translation is MAPWEETLIALARRIDRAGVRVHLVGGAVRDLALGRTPRDLDLVVECAPRDEEGCLKALAARASMTPVVFDRRPPATYRIVVDDLVVDTAFCLPGEIRAALARRDFTINAMALPASAAAVDAASPIPPASIVDPFAGLADLAARTIRAVSDTTLEDDPLRMLRAVRLAATLPGFAIDGVLGERIRARAPTITQVAAERVQAELDLVLRSPRAGEAVRRMDAYGLLTPLLPEISPLRGLKQPARHHDHDAFEHTLRAVEESDRLARGHELGLPALGPDDESALKWAALLHDVGKAATATVDVDGDAHFYGHESVSASLAEDALRRLRAPARTIEPVVRLVDLHLRLGALASAGAADRPIRRLVRAAGELLPLLTLLSLADRRAAGGPDAASREEALVATCRRALDLRDEVEAISRAPALLDGREIMEITGLAPGPRVGSIARWIERLRTDGRITTREEAVEILRKLPAPRTPD
- the acsA gene encoding acetate--CoA ligase; protein product: MTYAPIPKPPLASFKVRPHLDDYERMRREFTWANAASGIQGLPDGGLNIAHECLDRHLGTARRGKPALLWEDVDGRTERYTFEQLKEHVDRASQVMVNLGVQKGDRVFVFLDRIPELYFAVFAGLQAGAVVGPLFSAFGPDAIRDRLQDSGAKLLVTSPSLLPRLTSIRRELPELRRILLVNRDGHDVPTLSHDVISWEAETARVKGGFVPVPTGPEDFAIMHYTSGTTGKPKGAAHVHQAIHGHWATARYVLDLHDDDIYWCTADPGWVTGTSYGMFGPWSNGITSVVYHGGFNAEAWYRVIEKYRVTVWYTAPTAVRMLMKAGEALPKKHDLSSLRYIASVGEPLNPEAIVWGMKAFGMPIHDNWWQTETGCIQIANYASMEVRPGSMGRPFPGVTAACVDAGGREMPPGEEGDLVLKPRWPSMFRTYWNKSEMYASRFRDGWYHTGDRARKDADGYFWFVGRSDDVINTAGHLVGPFEVESALVEHPAVAEAGVIGKPDEERMEIIKAFVALKDGYEATDALKREIQEFVKVRLAAHAYPREIDFLESLPKTRSGKIMRRLLKARELGLPEGDTSTLED
- a CDS encoding alanine--glyoxylate aminotransferase family protein — protein: MDMKLFIPGPTDVREDVLAAMSRPPISHRGEEAISLFKTITERAQRIFGTSNAVILSTSSATGLMEAGVRCGSTKRILSLVNGAFADRWNQMAALNGRAADRLEVPWGEAVDPTAVDLKLKTGLYDAVTVPHNETSTGVKNPIAEIGEVVKKYPDVAYMVDTVSSLGGMPVRVDAMGIDLCLASVQKCLALPPGFALASVSKKLLDRARKIPDRGWYFDLARMADSAAKGQATITPSLPHLFAMERQFSIILEEGLGARWERHRAMAAMTRGWAKERFSLYAREAVASDTVTCIQNSRGVDIGAMITEVKRRGYLLSNGYGDLKGKAFRIAHMGERRPAEVEELLGVIDDVLSKM
- a CDS encoding phosphoglycerate dehydrogenase, coding for MAEETRVLITDEVSDRCVDRFRAEKGLVVDYRPGLSADALREMIGGCTALVVRSQTKVTAPILAAGKKLRVIGRAGTGVDNVDVEAATRAGIVVMNVPGGNTISAAEHTLSLLLALARQIPQADASVKAGRWERGKFVGTELHGKTIGIVGVGKVGREVARRARAFGMEVLGYDPFLPEELMEKSRIRFVHLDEIFKRSDFITVHTPLTPQTRYLVGAKELATCKPGMRLVNCARGGIVDEKAVADALREGRIGGAAFDVYEQEPPKDLPFAGMPNVICTPHLAASTEEAQERVAVDIAEQICEYLRDGVARNAVNLTTLDAKTQKLAGPFLSLAAKMGRLHAQLMTGNPREIIVEYGGEIPQEATGPLSVAILRGFLESHLSNPVNAVNASFIAKERGIRLREIRTPEAVDYTSLVTVTVESAESKLTISGTLFGRNLARIVRLDGYHFDALPEGSLILVSNDDRPGIIGLLGTTLGRNNINIANMSVGRDRTGGRAIAILNIDSEVPQVVLDEIRAAPGIVWVKTANL